One window from the genome of Chrysemys picta bellii isolate R12L10 chromosome 15, ASM1138683v2, whole genome shotgun sequence encodes:
- the LOC135975851 gene encoding uncharacterized protein LOC135975851 → MQSSPAVMAMQSGNRKRAPAWTDREVLDLIAVWGDESVLSELRSKRRNAKIYEKISKDMAERGYSRDATQCRVKIKELRQGYQKTKEANGRSGSHPQTSRFYEALHSILGAAATTTPPVTVDSEDGILSTAGSSDMLGDGEDEEGDEEGEAVGSSHNADFPDSQDLFITLTEIPYEASPAITPDTESGEGSATPSATVSQPSLESHSQRLARIRRRKKRTREDMFSELMASSQAQAAQQTQWRENLTRMHQANMDREERWRQEDQQATQTLLGLLREQTDTLRRLVDVLQERRQEDRAPLQSISNRPPPPPSPIPTSPKVQRRRGGRVPANSHSTPAESSSSRRLSFPKI, encoded by the exons atgcagagctctccagcagtgatggccatgcagtctgggaatagaaagagagccccagcatggactgatcgtgaagtcttggatctcatcgctgtgtggggcgatgagtccgtgctttccgagctgcgatccaaaagaaggaatgcaaagatctacgagaagatctctaaagacatggcagagagaggatacagccgggatgcaacgcagtgccgcgtgaaaatcaaggagctgagacaaggctaccagaagaccaaagaggcaaacggacgctccggatcccatccccagacatcccgtttctacgaggcactgcattccatcctcggtgctgccgccaccactaccccaccagtgaccgtggactctgaggatgggatactgtccacggccggttcctcagacatgttaggggacggggaagatgaggaaggagatgaggagggcgaggcagttggcagctctcacaacgctgatttccccgacagccaggatctcttcatcacccttacagagatcccctacgaagcgtccccagccattaccccggacacagaatctggtgaaggatcagcca ccccgtctgcgactgtctcacaacctagcctggaatcacactcccagaggctagcgcggattaggcgtaggaagaagaggacacgggaggacatgttctctgagcttatggcctcttcccaagcccaggcagcacagcagacccagtggcgggagaacttgacccgaatgcaccaagccaacatggatcgggaggagaggtggcggcaggaagaccagcaggcgactcaaacgctgcttggactactgagggagcaaacggacacgctccggcgccttgtggatgttctgcaggaacggaggcaggaggacagagccccgctgcagtccatctctaaccgccctcccccgccaccaagtcccatacccacctcacccaaagtgcaaagaaggagaggcggcagagtccctgctaactctcactccacccctgcagagagctctagtagcagaaggctctcatttcccaaaatttga